From Nitrososphaerales archaeon, a single genomic window includes:
- a CDS encoding cysteine synthase family protein, producing LEATSGNTGIALAMIAAAKGYKITIIMPESVSIERREIIKAYGAELILSSAEKGTGGAIELKQKLLKEHPEKYIDIDQFKDPANILAHYETTGKEILEQMNGKLDMVVVGIGTAGTGVGTSMRVKEYNPNIKIVGVTPKLGVSIQGLRNPKEPYPTQLFREDKFDEIVEITKEEVPKTFEVARRVAREEGLFIGMSSGAIMYVALQKAKELGKGKTIVAILPDNGDKYLSTGLFAG from the coding sequence TTTAGAAGCAACATCTGGAAATACTGGTATCGCACTTGCCATGATCGCTGCAGCGAAAGGATACAAAATCACGATCATCATGCCAGAATCTGTAAGTATAGAAAGAAGAGAGATAATAAAAGCGTACGGTGCTGAGTTGATCCTCTCAAGTGCTGAAAAAGGTACGGGAGGTGCTATCGAGCTTAAGCAAAAGTTGCTCAAGGAGCATCCCGAGAAGTATATCGATATAGATCAATTTAAAGATCCCGCAAATATTCTAGCACATTATGAAACGACTGGTAAAGAGATTTTAGAACAGATGAATGGCAAGTTAGATATGGTCGTAGTGGGTATAGGGACTGCTGGAACAGGGGTAGGCACTTCGATGCGTGTAAAAGAGTATAACCCCAATATAAAGATCGTAGGTGTAACACCGAAGTTGGGTGTGAGTATTCAAGGTTTAAGAAATCCGAAAGAACCATACCCTACACAATTGTTCAGAGAGGATAAGTTTGATGAAATCGTAGAGATTACAAAAGAAGAAGTACCTAAAACTTTTGAGGTTGCACGAAGAGTTGCAAGAGAAGAGGGTTTGTTCATAGGTATGAGTTCGGGAGCGATTATGTACGTTGCGTTACAGAAGGCGAAGGAGTTAGGGAAAGGTAAGACAATAGTCGCAATTTTGCCCGATAATGGAGATAAATACCTCTCAACAGGTTTGTTTGCAGGATAG
- a CDS encoding 50S ribosomal protein L1 — translation MLGKEQLLDLAKKALDVKGERNFHQSVELIITLRDIDLKKQPLNINEVVPLPFGPMNKPSICVIAGGDLAFRAKQIGVDRVITPDELDKIATNKKEAKKIAKNFDFFLAEAELMPKIGKILGPYLGPRGKMPTPLPPNAPIESIVERFKRSVRVRSKGQLAISCKIGDEGLTHEKIADNAMAVISTVERKLPMGMKNIRSLIVKTTMGQPVKLIV, via the coding sequence ATGTTGGGTAAGGAACAATTGTTAGATTTGGCGAAGAAGGCCTTGGATGTTAAGGGAGAGAGAAATTTTCATCAATCGGTAGAGTTGATAATCACACTACGAGATATAGATTTAAAGAAGCAACCACTCAATATAAATGAGGTTGTACCTCTGCCCTTTGGCCCGATGAATAAGCCGAGTATATGTGTAATAGCTGGCGGTGATCTTGCTTTTAGGGCGAAGCAGATCGGTGTGGATAGAGTCATTACACCCGATGAACTCGATAAAATTGCAACCAATAAAAAGGAGGCTAAAAAGATCGCAAAGAATTTCGATTTTTTCTTAGCGGAAGCCGAGTTGATGCCGAAGATCGGTAAAATTCTTGGGCCATACCTTGGTCCAAGAGGTAAGATGCCTACACCTCTCCCACCCAACGCTCCCATCGAATCGATCGTTGAACGCTTCAAAAGATCTGTTCGAGTAAGGAGTAAGGGTCAATTGGCCATCTCATGTAAAATTGGTGATGAAGGCTTAACTCATGAAAAAATTGCAGATAACGCTATGGCTGTTATAAGTACGGTAGAAAGAAAGCTCCCGATGGGGATGAAGAATATTCGAAGTCTGATTGTGAAGACGACGATGGGCCAGCCAGTTAAGTTGATAGTTTGA
- a CDS encoding 50S ribosomal protein L10: MQVIVKGEKSKKAETISKIESLMKMYSVVAVAKLYKVRSAQLMVLRKKFRNDMTILVAKNTVASIAFERAGLPKEFTENLSGQNAFIFTNLSPFKLQLLLEKNKVNLPARIGDVATDDIVIPAGNTGIPPGPILSDFKALNIPTKIDVGSIWVLKDTVVAKKGDVITPKLAGLLSKLNIKPIRAGLSITFAYENGLLYKEDDLHLDLNQYKDAIVDAYQSVMKLSIAITYPTRETMPILILKGFQDAQQLAFNIDYYTKDNIGFKLAKAHADAIALDQIVRSKGFS, from the coding sequence ATGCAAGTCATCGTTAAGGGTGAAAAAAGTAAGAAGGCTGAAACGATCAGCAAGATCGAATCTTTGATGAAAATGTATTCTGTAGTGGCGGTAGCGAAGCTTTATAAGGTACGTTCTGCCCAATTGATGGTTTTGAGAAAAAAGTTTAGAAACGATATGACGATCCTCGTCGCAAAGAATACCGTCGCATCTATAGCATTTGAAAGGGCAGGCCTTCCAAAAGAATTTACAGAGAATCTTAGTGGACAGAATGCTTTTATATTCACTAACCTCTCACCATTCAAGCTTCAATTGCTCCTGGAGAAGAATAAAGTAAATCTTCCAGCCCGAATCGGAGACGTTGCCACCGATGATATCGTAATCCCAGCTGGAAATACAGGAATACCTCCAGGCCCGATCCTCAGCGACTTTAAAGCTCTGAATATACCGACAAAGATCGATGTCGGTAGTATTTGGGTCTTAAAGGATACTGTGGTTGCGAAGAAAGGTGATGTAATCACACCGAAGTTGGCTGGATTGTTATCAAAGTTAAATATAAAGCCGATCAGGGCTGGCCTTTCGATCACGTTTGCTTATGAGAATGGTTTACTGTACAAAGAGGATGATCTTCATCTCGATCTTAATCAATACAAAGATGCAATCGTGGATGCATATCAATCGGTTATGAAACTCAGCATAGCCATTACCTATCCTACAAGAGAAACGATGCCGATCTTAATTCTGAAGGGTTTTCAAGATGCGCAGCAACTTGCATTTAATATAGATTACTATACGAAAGATAATATAGGGTTTAAACTCGCTAAAGCTCACGCTGACGCAATAGCTTTGGATCAAATAGTCAGATCAAAAGGATTCTCCTAG
- the rpl12p gene encoding 50S ribosomal protein P1 yields MEYIYAALLLHRLNKAITEESLKNVIKAAGATPNEVKIKALVAALNEVNIDEVLKTTVATPVVTQPTPTVAPAEAPKKEEKEEEKKEEEALVGLSSLFG; encoded by the coding sequence ATGGAGTACATCTATGCAGCCCTCTTATTACATAGGTTAAATAAAGCGATTACTGAGGAGAGTTTAAAGAATGTAATTAAGGCAGCTGGAGCTACACCCAATGAGGTAAAGATTAAAGCACTGGTCGCAGCGTTGAATGAAGTGAATATCGATGAAGTCTTAAAAACGACCGTCGCGACACCTGTTGTTACTCAACCGACACCGACGGTAGCACCAGCCGAAGCTCCGAAGAAAGAGGAGAAGGAAGAAGAGAAGAAAGAAGAAGAAGCGTTGGTTGGCCTATCCAGTCTATTCGGTTAA